In Deltaproteobacteria bacterium, a single window of DNA contains:
- a CDS encoding PaaI family thioesterase has product MDINTHLAIDRRLCGTPVAIDTRYARVEMALTEEMTADAAGLVHGGFIFGLADYAAMLAVNDPNVVLGGADVTFLKPVAIEERVVAEASVEDVKGKKHVVHVMVKRETETVFRGVFTCFVLEKHVLE; this is encoded by the coding sequence TTGGATATCAACACGCACCTAGCCATCGACCGTAGGCTCTGCGGCACACCCGTTGCGATAGACACCCGTTATGCCCGTGTGGAAATGGCCCTTACCGAGGAGATGACCGCCGATGCGGCCGGCCTGGTGCACGGCGGATTCATCTTCGGCCTGGCCGACTATGCCGCCATGCTGGCTGTCAATGACCCCAATGTCGTCCTGGGTGGAGCCGATGTGACTTTTTTAAAGCCGGTGGCCATCGAAGAAAGGGTTGTCGCCGAAGCATCCGTTGAAGATGTGAAAGGCAAAAAGCATGTGGTGCACGTCATGGTGAAGCGTGAAACCGAGACAGTTTTTCGAGGTGTCTTCACCTGCTTTGTGCTGGAAAAGCATGTCCTGGAATAA
- a CDS encoding protein phosphatase 2C domain-containing protein: MYVIESAGLTDIGRYRKNNEDALFLDDNQQLYVVADGMGGHQAGEIASGIVVETLWDYIKRFESGEGDVEELEDQDESLSKEANRLLAGIYLANKSVYHTAQEKEDYRGMGSTVSSVYFTENTLIAANVGDSPIYLVHDGSIEMLSVQHTVLAEQAAMDPQGADQLADEFRHMLTRAIGVDENVKADISEIQCFQGDILVIGSDGLTEAIEKEEIHDVVKREKPENACRTLVDLANERGGRDNITVIVLKVKKTNIRPGGFFRFLSKIFR; the protein is encoded by the coding sequence ATGTACGTCATTGAATCGGCCGGTCTGACAGACATCGGAAGGTATCGAAAAAACAACGAAGACGCTTTGTTTCTGGATGATAACCAGCAACTCTATGTGGTTGCCGACGGCATGGGTGGTCACCAGGCCGGGGAGATCGCCAGTGGCATCGTTGTTGAAACCCTGTGGGACTACATCAAACGCTTCGAAAGCGGCGAGGGTGATGTAGAAGAACTCGAAGACCAGGACGAGTCGCTGTCCAAAGAAGCCAACCGGCTGCTGGCGGGCATTTATCTGGCCAACAAAAGTGTTTATCATACAGCCCAGGAGAAAGAAGACTACCGCGGTATGGGGTCGACCGTATCATCGGTGTATTTTACGGAGAATACGCTGATCGCCGCCAATGTGGGAGACAGTCCCATCTACCTTGTTCACGACGGGAGCATCGAAATGCTCTCCGTTCAGCATACGGTGCTTGCGGAACAGGCCGCCATGGACCCTCAGGGAGCCGATCAACTGGCGGACGAGTTCAGACACATGCTGACGCGTGCCATCGGCGTGGACGAAAACGTAAAAGCAGATATTTCCGAAATCCAGTGTTTCCAAGGCGACATTCTGGTCATCGGCTCCGACGGCCTGACGGAAGCGATCGAAAAGGAAGAGATCCACGACGTGGTGAAAAGGGAAAAACCGGAAAATGCCTGCCGTACGCTCGTAGACCTGGCCAACGAAAGAGGCGGGAGAGACAACATTACGGTAATTGTGCTTAAGGTCAAGAAAACCAATATAAGACCGGGTGGTTTTTTTCGATTCCTGTCAAAAATTTTCAGATAA
- the elbB gene encoding isoprenoid biosynthesis glyoxalase ElbB: MKKKVGVLLSGCGVFDGSEIHESVLTLLYLDRAGVETICMAPDMEQMHVVNHLTQEETGERRNVLVESARIARGNIVDVGDVKAETLDALIIPGGFGAAKNLSDFAVKGAQAAVVPEVAEIISAVVTAGKPVGAMCIAPATLTKALASHHPSVTIGNDPDTALAIEEMGGEHRACTVEMIHRDQNNRLVTTPAYMLGPGIKDIAVGIEKLVNEVVGMIGEK, translated from the coding sequence GTGAAGAAAAAAGTGGGTGTTTTGTTGTCCGGTTGCGGTGTGTTCGACGGTTCAGAGATACACGAATCCGTGCTGACCCTTCTGTACCTCGACCGTGCCGGCGTTGAAACCATCTGTATGGCTCCCGATATGGAGCAGATGCACGTCGTCAATCATCTGACCCAGGAGGAAACCGGCGAGCGTCGCAACGTGCTGGTGGAGTCCGCCCGGATTGCGCGGGGAAATATCGTGGATGTCGGAGACGTCAAGGCCGAAACCTTGGACGCCTTGATCATTCCCGGCGGATTCGGCGCCGCAAAAAATCTGAGTGACTTTGCCGTCAAGGGCGCCCAGGCGGCCGTCGTGCCCGAGGTGGCCGAGATCATATCTGCAGTCGTCACCGCGGGAAAACCGGTCGGGGCCATGTGCATAGCGCCCGCCACACTGACCAAGGCGCTGGCATCCCATCACCCGAGTGTCACCATCGGCAACGACCCGGACACGGCCCTGGCCATCGAGGAAATGGGAGGCGAACATCGTGCCTGCACGGTGGAGATGATTCATCGCGACCAAAATAACCGTCTGGTCACCACCCCGGCGTACATGCTGGGACCGGGCATCAAAGATATAGCCGTAGGCATCGAAAAGCTGGTGAACGAAGTGGTGGGCATGATCGGCGAGAAATGA
- a CDS encoding FHA domain-containing protein: MPVLTLKFKDTKINDYRLQEGGNLTIGRRDANNIVIENLAVSGFHAKIDSIDKGYLLTDLKSKNGTFVNGQLVASHWLGHGDTINIGKHTLLFIFEDGEERSSASGSMDKTMVMDTDKYRDMLSKSSSNAAGQLRQSESNGVLSFLSGDLKEYEIKKKLVKIGKDNSSDIIVGGLMTGKTAATISKRPKGYYLSYVGGMAKPKVNNEVVRESVLLKEFDTIEIGSLKAQFVFKS; encoded by the coding sequence ATGCCGGTGCTGACACTCAAATTCAAAGACACCAAAATCAATGACTACAGGCTGCAGGAGGGCGGCAATCTGACCATCGGACGCAGGGACGCTAACAACATCGTTATCGAAAACCTCGCCGTTTCCGGCTTCCATGCCAAGATCGACTCCATCGACAAGGGGTATCTGCTCACCGATCTCAAAAGCAAAAACGGGACGTTCGTAAACGGACAACTCGTCGCGTCGCACTGGCTGGGCCACGGTGATACGATCAATATAGGCAAACATACGCTGCTGTTCATTTTCGAAGATGGGGAGGAAAGAAGCTCCGCCTCCGGCTCCATGGACAAGACCATGGTGATGGACACCGACAAGTACAGGGATATGTTGTCCAAAAGTTCCTCCAACGCTGCCGGACAGCTGCGGCAAAGCGAATCCAACGGTGTGCTTTCTTTTCTTTCCGGAGATCTAAAAGAGTACGAAATCAAGAAAAAGCTTGTCAAAATCGGAAAAGACAACTCTTCAGACATCATCGTCGGCGGACTGATGACGGGAAAGACGGCCGCCACCATAAGCAAACGTCCCAAGGGCTACTACCTCAGCTACGTCGGCGGCATGGCCAAACCGAAGGTGAACAACGAGGTCGTCAGGGAGTCGGTGCTGCTCAAGGAGTTTGACACGATCGAAATCGGATCCTTAAAAGCCCAGTTCGTATTCAAGTCGTGA